A window of Funiculus sociatus GB2-C1 contains these coding sequences:
- a CDS encoding D-glycero-alpha-D-manno-heptose-1,7-bisphosphate 7-phosphatase, translated as MARSAVFLDRDGVLNVEAGYIHQVEDLHLIPGVAQAVRQLNDRQMFCCLVSNQSGPARGYYPASHVDALHLRLAQLLQAEAGAHLDALYYCPYLSPEEGGTNPEFTRWSTWRKPNTGMLVAAAWEHDLDITSSFMVGDKATDIDMAHNAGCTGILVQTGFGDRVLTGDYQHHTKPDYIAPDLAAAVDIILKNPRSHAHGNENKRKL; from the coding sequence GTATATTCACCAAGTAGAGGATTTGCATCTGATACCTGGTGTGGCTCAGGCGGTGCGACAACTCAACGATCGACAGATGTTTTGCTGTCTCGTCTCCAACCAATCTGGCCCCGCCAGAGGCTACTATCCGGCTAGTCATGTTGATGCCCTGCATTTGCGCCTAGCGCAGCTACTCCAGGCTGAAGCTGGGGCGCATTTAGATGCTTTGTATTACTGCCCTTATCTGTCTCCAGAAGAAGGAGGAACGAATCCAGAATTTACCCGTTGGAGTACCTGGCGCAAGCCAAATACTGGAATGTTGGTGGCGGCTGCTTGGGAACACGACCTTGACATAACAAGTAGCTTTATGGTGGGGGACAAAGCCACAGATATTGACATGGCGCACAATGCTGGTTGTACGGGGATTTTAGTGCAAACAGGCTTTGGCGATCGCGTCCTCACTGGTGATTACCAGCACCACACCAAACCCGATTACATCGCCCCAGATTTAGCAGCTGCCGTTGACATCATACTGAAAAATCCTCGTTCCCACGCTCATGGGAACGAGAATAAAAGAAAATTGTGA
- a CDS encoding carbohydrate ABC transporter permease — protein sequence MTTFNMLHWIPKNWIVNKQQLIPYLFLFPALLVLGLTVFWPALQAFYLSFTEYTDLSQPPQWVGFKNFRLLWKDAVFWQTLRNTLLYLAGVVPILVIAPLMLAILVNQKLRGISWFRAFYYTPVVISMVVAGLSWKWLYAENGLLNQMINQTRFIPFLQSGIPWLTSPKWAIFSVMAVTVWKGLGYYMVIYLAGLQSIPADVYEAAAIDGSDGISKHWDITIPLMKPYLVLVAVISAISATKVFEEVYIMTQGGPLNSSKTIVYYLYEQAFQELEMSYACTIGLVLFLVILGLSILNLKLTNKIPN from the coding sequence ATGACTACTTTTAATATGCTTCATTGGATACCGAAAAATTGGATCGTTAATAAACAACAACTAATTCCATATTTGTTTTTGTTTCCAGCCTTATTAGTCTTGGGCTTGACCGTTTTTTGGCCTGCATTACAAGCATTTTACCTGTCCTTCACCGAGTACACCGATCTAAGTCAACCGCCGCAGTGGGTGGGTTTTAAGAATTTCCGGTTGTTGTGGAAAGACGCGGTATTTTGGCAGACTCTCAGAAATACACTGTTGTATCTTGCTGGTGTGGTGCCAATTTTAGTTATAGCACCTCTGATGCTGGCGATTTTAGTAAACCAAAAGCTGCGTGGGATCAGCTGGTTTAGAGCTTTTTATTATACGCCCGTAGTAATTTCGATGGTGGTTGCTGGACTTTCCTGGAAGTGGCTTTATGCGGAAAATGGTCTGCTAAATCAGATGATTAACCAGACACGATTCATCCCATTTCTACAATCCGGAATTCCCTGGCTAACCAGTCCTAAGTGGGCAATTTTTAGCGTGATGGCGGTGACGGTGTGGAAGGGGTTAGGTTATTACATGGTGATTTATCTAGCTGGGTTGCAATCTATCCCAGCGGATGTTTATGAAGCGGCGGCAATTGATGGTTCTGATGGTATCAGTAAGCACTGGGACATTACGATTCCGTTGATGAAACCGTATCTGGTGCTGGTAGCTGTGATTTCTGCTATCTCGGCTACTAAAGTTTTTGAAGAAGTTTATATTATGACTCAGGGAGGCCCGTTAAACAGTTCCAAAACGATTGTTTATTACCTCTACGAGCAGGCTTTTCAAGAACTAGAAATGAGCTATGCTTGCACAATTGGATTGGTGCTGTTTCTGGTAATCTTAGGCTTGTCGATTTTGAATTTGAAGCTGACAAATAAAATACCAAATTAA
- a CDS encoding sensor domain-containing protein, with protein sequence MLEVERLKPVDLQQQIQVLETPFDITNALQGEDACKESREAVLLVARAFSTLMRNLPGIAYRRRNDQKWTIEDVSEGCYQLTEYHPIELIGNQRISWEQLIHPDDRSSVWNDVQAALEENSQYQLVYRITTASGLEKWVWEQGCGVSGSGELLDLEGFIIDITERKQAEEALRQAEAKYRSIFENAIEGIFQTTSQGCYISANPALARIYGYESPAQLMARLTDIEHQLYLDPNRRAYFVRLLQENDAVSEFESAVYRKDGSVIWISENARAVRDREGRLLYYEGTVEDVTERKRVKEQLRERAFYDALTGLPNRALFRERLSQAVERAKQFKDYCFAVLFLDLDRFKLVNDSLGHLVGDKLLVALARRLETCIRTQDTVARLGGDEFTILLEGIEDVSHATSVAQRINAELTSPFHIDGHTVFTAASIGIALNRRDEEEVRDKGLGTRDWGQGTEGQGTGYKEIPNPQSPIPNPQSPIPNPQSPISSTEDDLLRDADKALYRAKALGKGRYEVFDKTVHQSTLPMLQVETDLRRAIENQEFQIQYQPIVSLSSGKITGFEALLMLWHPLKGFVPTAEFMPIAQETELMIPIGWWMLRQACRQLISWQQQCHEQKLTLHVNLFKKQFLQPDFLSQIDQALQDMNLDGSSLHLEIPESCLLENGESAPQILAQLKKRNIIVCIDDFGKGYSCLSQLHQFTVDALKFDRSLLATDKRTRENPFREKSNWNNEYRLPIVQAIVMLAHNLGMSAIAQGIETAQELAELQQMKCEYGQGNYFFEPMDAESVGALINSCQLIANF encoded by the coding sequence ATGTTGGAAGTGGAGCGGTTAAAACCAGTTGATCTTCAGCAGCAGATACAGGTACTGGAAACACCGTTTGATATCACGAATGCTTTGCAGGGAGAAGACGCCTGTAAAGAGAGCCGCGAAGCGGTATTGCTCGTAGCACGCGCCTTTTCTACCCTGATGAGAAACCTGCCAGGCATAGCGTACCGCCGCCGCAACGACCAGAAATGGACTATAGAGGATGTCAGCGAGGGCTGCTATCAGCTTACTGAATATCATCCCATAGAACTAATTGGAAACCAGCGAATCTCCTGGGAGCAACTCATCCATCCCGACGATCGCTCCTCAGTATGGAACGATGTACAAGCTGCTTTGGAAGAGAATAGCCAATATCAGCTGGTATACCGCATCACAACAGCCTCCGGGTTAGAAAAATGGGTTTGGGAGCAGGGTTGTGGGGTTTCAGGATCGGGAGAACTGCTAGATTTAGAAGGCTTTATTATCGACATCACCGAGCGTAAGCAAGCCGAGGAGGCCTTGCGGCAAGCAGAAGCAAAATATCGCAGTATCTTTGAAAATGCAATAGAGGGCATTTTCCAAACAACGTCACAAGGGTGTTACATCAGCGCTAATCCCGCACTGGCACGCATTTATGGATATGAGTCACCAGCTCAACTCATGGCGCGGCTAACCGATATTGAGCATCAACTATACCTCGATCCGAATCGGCGGGCATATTTTGTCCGCCTGCTGCAAGAAAACGATGCTGTTTCCGAGTTCGAGTCGGCTGTATATCGAAAAGACGGTAGTGTAATTTGGATTTCGGAAAATGCCCGTGCTGTGCGCGATCGCGAAGGCAGGTTGCTTTACTATGAAGGCACGGTGGAAGACGTTACCGAGCGCAAGCGAGTTAAAGAGCAGCTGCGAGAACGGGCATTTTACGATGCTTTGACAGGGTTGCCTAACCGAGCATTGTTCAGGGAACGCTTGAGTCAGGCGGTGGAGCGAGCTAAACAGTTTAAAGACTATTGTTTTGCTGTGTTATTTTTGGATTTAGATCGCTTCAAGCTGGTGAACGACAGTTTAGGACACCTGGTTGGCGATAAATTATTGGTAGCGCTGGCTCGCCGTCTAGAAACCTGCATCCGCACCCAAGATACCGTAGCTCGTTTGGGAGGAGACGAATTTACCATCCTCCTAGAAGGCATTGAAGATGTTAGTCACGCCACCAGTGTCGCCCAGAGAATTAACGCAGAACTCACATCCCCTTTCCACATAGACGGACACACAGTTTTCACCGCCGCCAGCATTGGTATTGCCCTCAACCGGAGAGACGAAGAGGAGGTAAGGGACAAGGGACTGGGGACAAGGGACTGGGGACAAGGGACTGAGGGACAAGGGACTGGGTACAAGGAAATCCCCAATCCCCAATCCCCAATCCCCAATCCCCAATCCCCAATCCCCAATCCCCAATCCCCAATCTCCAGCACTGAAGATGACCTTTTGCGCGATGCCGATAAAGCTTTATATCGTGCTAAAGCATTGGGTAAAGGACGCTATGAGGTGTTTGACAAAACCGTGCACCAAAGCACTCTTCCCATGTTGCAGGTAGAAACTGATCTACGGCGGGCAATTGAAAATCAAGAATTTCAAATCCAGTATCAGCCAATCGTCTCCCTTTCTAGTGGCAAGATTACAGGCTTCGAGGCGCTTTTAATGCTTTGGCATCCCCTCAAAGGCTTCGTACCCACTGCCGAGTTTATGCCAATTGCTCAAGAAACAGAATTAATGATCCCGATTGGCTGGTGGATGCTCCGCCAAGCCTGTCGTCAACTAATTTCATGGCAGCAGCAATGCCATGAGCAAAAATTAACTCTTCATGTGAATCTGTTTAAAAAGCAGTTTTTGCAACCAGACTTCCTATCGCAAATTGACCAAGCGCTTCAGGACATGAATCTCGATGGAAGTAGTTTGCATCTAGAAATTCCTGAAAGTTGCTTGCTGGAAAATGGCGAATCTGCACCACAAATTTTAGCGCAGTTAAAAAAACGTAATATTATTGTCTGTATTGATGACTTCGGCAAAGGTTATTCTTGCTTGAGTCAGTTGCATCAATTTACCGTCGATGCTCTCAAGTTTGACCGTTCGTTATTGGCAACAGACAAGCGTACCCGCGAAAATCCCTTCAGAGAAAAAAGCAATTGGAATAATGAATATAGGCTGCCAATTGTACAGGCAATTGTAATGCTGGCTCACAATCTGGGGATGAGTGCGATCGCCCAAGGCATAGAAACAGCCCAAGAGCTGGCTGAACTCCAGCAGATGAAGTGCGAATATGGTCAGGGAAACTATTTCTTTGAGCCGATGGACGCAGAATCAGTTGGAGCTTTAATAAACAGCTGTCAGCTAATTGCTAATTTCTAA